Genomic segment of Drosophila biarmipes strain raj3 chromosome 2L, RU_DBia_V1.1, whole genome shotgun sequence:
cttttaaattataaactttcgttttttttttttaatttcttagcTTAATATCTACGATTTACTTGTAGTATTTGCGTTTGCAATcatatttttgtgtttgtgttgttcgtcaaaatcaaaagtgttatttgttttgaaaatcttttttaaattagtttctaCACCTCCGTTTCTAgtgtttttcgttttcttttgttcAGTAAGCGTCATAATTATAAAAGGAAAGgttaaagaaacaaaactaaaaagcAACACTGAGGAGCTGCTCGCAGGTCAGtgtacaaattaaattataaaaaaacaatattgcAATTTAGGCGAATCTTTCTATGATAATACATTTCGATAGCGACAgaacattatatataaagcCTTACTTAAAACAAACACgcacaaaacaaataaacaataaaatgaaAGGCATAGATTAAATTTCAACTCTTTGAGGGATCAACTTGGCTGAGTTTTTTTAGCAGGGATGAACTGCATGGACTTAACTACAAGCGTTTATGTATTAATGTGTATGTGGTCCTAGATTAACTATCTTGGATGGGGATCGGTGCCGGGACAGGGTCGGTTGGGTAATTAGTACCAGCCGCTGGCCAGGTTGTAGTTCTCTTGATATCATTTCAACTGGTCGCGGTACGTTATGATTGCCTTCATCAGCAGGCGGACGTTGCTGAATTGCGAGTTCTTAGGGCTGTTCTTAATGAACTGCTGGCAATTGCGATACAGCTCCGAGAGCACTTTGGGAGCGTGCTCACGGGTAATGGGATCTGCCATGTTGATGGCCAACAGCGCCTCGTTAAGGTATctgcaaaaagcaaaaataaatttttattggaAATCTAAGAAAAGctgaataaataatttttagcaTATTCATAGTCTATGATTTTacaaatttcatttcatttttttttctaaactcaCCTCTGCTTAAGTTCATTGTGATTGGTCATGTCAGCGGATATCTGCTGAATGAGCGACAGCAGAACTTTCTGTTCCAGCCTGCATCCCTCTGGAGCGAATGCCTGATTGCTGTCCGTGTGGCGGAGTGTAAACTCCACTAGGCTCAAGTCGTTGGCGAGCAGAGCCTGATGGAAGGCCTTGTTGATTTGTCCAGCGAGCAAAAGTTGCTTGATGCTGTCCCTGAGGTCGTATGGTGGTGCCGGGGTAGCTGCCTGCGAACGCATGGCCATGCTCTGGGACTCCATGTGCTTGCGCAGCTCTGCTCTGATTGTTTCCTGGACCTGACGCGCCAGCAAAATCTCCAAGCTCTTCACCTCTCTTTGCGTCTCGAGCATGGCGTCCGTGAGCTCAGTGCGGTGCTTATGCAGGCTGCTCTCGACCAGCTGCTTTAGCATGGTAAGCTTGTTGTTCAGCTCCTCGGAGTTCGCACCCACTGCTTGGGGCTGGGGCATGTGCTGCAGGTAGGTATTGAACTGGACCATGACTAAAACGAAGAGTcattaaagtattaaaaaattataagaaaaggtgtgcattttaatattcttaCAATCTTTTATGCCCACACTGAAGGCGTCGTGCAGTTGTTTAAACATATTCTGCGAGGACTTCTCATAAGCTGGAATCAAGGTGCTGCTCATGGATTCAATAAATGCGGTTTGAAGGCTGGCTTGGACACCAACCAATACGGACTTGCCAAAAGTGTCCAGAAATTGCTAATAAATAAGAggtaatgaaataattttgaacttCTTAAAACGGTTACTCAGATGTGCGTACCTTGCTCTTGCACACCTGGGCAATGTTCTCTTTTACCGCCTTGTCAAAGACGCCCAATTTCTGGACGATCTCCACTTGCATTTGGGCTTGGAGCTGATCCATCTTTGCATTCACCCGCGGGAGTAGTTGTCGCTGAAGTTCCATGTTGAGGACGTTACCAATGATGTCCGTAAAGTGGTTCATGACGTACTGGTTCAGTACCTGCAGTACGGAGTCGCGCAGTTCGCGATTTTGACTCTCACtaaaatgtatgttttttaGAATTTGCCTATCCTGTGCCGCTTTGCTATTAAAAAACTTACCGTGCCGCCAGGAATTCGGTCAGTTTCTTTTTATGTTCGTTTTCGTAGCGCTTAAGGTACTGCTCCATTAGCTTGGACAGCTGCATCTCGATCTTATAGGCCAGCTGACTTACATTCTTTGGCTCCAGGGAGGCATCTTGTTTGCTGTGCTGGGCCACCACCgcttcttgttgtttttgtagtTTGATGACTTCATTCTCCAATTTATTCAATTGCTTAGATTGAGCTTTAACCAAGtctgcaaataaatcaatgggagtgtgttattatttatactaaatattatttacattttgtattacatatatttttattttcttttttatcaCAACAACTTACCAAGCAGAAGTTCCATCTTGGCATTCAGCTCTCCATTTCCACTCGAGCCATTGCCTGCTCCGCCCGCATTATCGTTGCTGCTGCTATTGCTCGTATTCAGCGTTGTGGCTGTattattgttgctgttgctgtcgACACTAGTGTTATTGTTGTTACCGCCACCAAGCGTTGGTGGCACGTTACCATTGTTGGTGTTCTGGACCGCCTGGGACATAATCTGGGCAGCATTCTGCAGCTCAGCCGAGTTGGTGAGGGATTGCAGCTTTACGATTGGCCAGGTTCCATCCACGGCTTCCAACAGTGGCGATGAATTTGCCAGCTCTTCTtcctcatcgtcatcatcgtcgtccAGATTATCTAGCTCCGCTTCATAGGCATCGGCATCTTCCTGAGTGGCCATTATCTCCTGCACCTCGCGACTAGGACTCGAACCGCCGCTGGCCAAGTTCTCCGCCACATTACGCTCCGGATTTCGATCAATAGCAATAAACTTCTTACGAGCATCGAGCTTTTCCTTGAGTTTTTGCTGCTCCCGGTCCTCGATAAGCGTGTTGTTCATAAGATTGATAAGAACATCTGCATTGGGGGTTTCGGTAGTTTTAGATGTAACCGTGGCCAGCATGCGCAGGGTTTGCAGCACGGCAGAATCAATGGTTCTATCATTTCCGACGTCAGCTGCAGAGCTATCAGTTCCTGTGGAAGTCGTGGTGCTAGTGGCTACAACCACAGCTGTTGCTGTAGAGGTTCCGCTTGCACTAAAGGCGTCTGGGGTCATGAGATTCACCTGCTGCGGATAGGCGTTGCTTAGCGGCGGGGACTCGGACTTGGTGGCCTCCTTGGTGGCTTCCTGCATGATGGCGGaaggagcagctgctgctgcagccgcCACAGCCACTATGGCCGATGAGCTGCCCGTTGAAGATCTCTTTGCGGACTTGGCAAACAAGGCATCTAGTTGAACAGTACCGGCAGATCCGGTGTTTGGAGACTCAGGCTCTTGTTTGATTAGCAGATGGTCCTCCGGGGTTTCGGATCGCTTGCTGCTCAGGCTGCGGCGCTCCTGTTTTTCAGCCACGCACGGCTGGTAAATGATTTGACATTCCTGGAGGCTCTTTGCTTGCACCACAAACATGTGCAGCACAAGCGCACTAGTGGAATTGCTATCGTCGTCGAAGTCATCGGGCTCCTCAATAGGATAGTAGCTCTCGATGGAGCTTTTTACTCGACGCATGCAAGCGTTTACAATAGAGAAAGATAGAATGCCTGAGCTAAGCTTGAACTCAGCAACGTTCTGAATCCTTTTGGAGGAGTCGCTTCCGTCTTCTTCGCTGTCACTGCCTTTATCTCTGGACTCTTCGTTCGCAATGTTTCCAATTTGCATTACATAGACAGCTAGAGAATCTAAGCAGGACAGCACCAAATAGTTAGCACTCCGATCTATTCCCGCAATGAAGTTTCCTGGTTGTCCTGATGTCGGGCTGCTTGCCACTAAGTTGATAGTCTGCAGGCATTCCCACAGCGAGCAGTTCCACAACTTGATTTCGGTATTGGCATCGCTAGTAGTGATCACGTGCTGCCAGTAGGAgctaaaacaaaatttgtgtCAGTCGAAACGTCGAAAGCAGCGGTTTATATTCGACAGTGGTAAGATATTAAATTACTTACTCTTCAACAGGCTTGTTGATATTGTCCAGGAAAAAGAGTGAGCAGACCTTTTTGCCATCATGTGGCTTCCACTCATGCAGACAACGATGGTTGCGCACATCgaacaaataaatttggtAAAATCGGACCAAGCCATCGGCGCAGGCTGCGGCCACAGTTGTGCCATCCGGCGAAAGAGCGGCGCAGGTGATTAACGAGTCCTCCTCGATCTTCAGATACCCAGTTTCCAGGGCAGCTGGTTGAATTTTGCCACGCTgcacga
This window contains:
- the LOC108033814 gene encoding enhancer of mRNA-decapping protein 4 homolog, whose protein sequence is MLIALFALAHLSIFRKTPPPASSPPPPFVSRSPRCGRARSAYHPSPADARIRVPAIDAAPGMSNTADQDKPIAANGNAVETQDVEIINFQPQEKQCCRVIKTNKTKVLTSGGVHTRGSSKVKLKNIVDYKWERKYYYPGHLVAVHRDGKHLAYAINVNNKATGMEGMVRVCNIASSMRALIKGMSGEVLDLQFAHTDRERILAVIDVSSLFVYKVDQIEGNLLCNLVLKVEDPIAKYVPEYDMVSWCPYVCSSNSNVPINEEDDENQLLIWSRSSQFQCFQVKMIVSEHGRGKIQPAALETGYLKIEEDSLITCAALSPDGTTVAAACADGLVRFYQIYLFDVRNHRCLHEWKPHDGKKVCSLFFLDNINKPVEDSYWQHVITTSDANTEIKLWNCSLWECLQTINLVASSPTSGQPGNFIAGIDRSANYLVLSCLDSLAVYVMQIGNIANEESRDKGSDSEEDGSDSSKRIQNVAEFKLSSGILSFSIVNACMRRVKSSIESYYPIEEPDDFDDDSNSTSALVLHMFVVQAKSLQECQIIYQPCVAEKQERRSLSSKRSETPEDHLLIKQEPESPNTGSAGTVQLDALFAKSAKRSSTGSSSAIVAVAAAAAAAPSAIMQEATKEATKSESPPLSNAYPQQVNLMTPDAFSASGTSTATAVVVATSTTTSTGTDSSAADVGNDRTIDSAVLQTLRMLATVTSKTTETPNADVLINLMNNTLIEDREQQKLKEKLDARKKFIAIDRNPERNVAENLASGGSSPSREVQEIMATQEDADAYEAELDNLDDDDDDEEEELANSSPLLEAVDGTWPIVKLQSLTNSAELQNAAQIMSQAVQNTNNGNVPPTLGGGNNNNTSVDSNSNNNTATTLNTSNSSSNDNAGGAGNGSSGNGELNAKMELLLDLVKAQSKQLNKLENEVIKLQKQQEAVVAQHSKQDASLEPKNVSQLAYKIEMQLSKLMEQYLKRYENEHKKKLTEFLAARESQNRELRDSVLQVLNQYVMNHFTDIIGNVLNMELQRQLLPRVNAKMDQLQAQMQVEIVQKLGVFDKAVKENIAQVCKSKQFLDTFGKSVLVGVQASLQTAFIESMSSTLIPAYEKSSQNMFKQLHDAFSVGIKDFMVQFNTYLQHMPQPQAVGANSEELNNKLTMLKQLVESSLHKHRTELTDAMLETQREVKSLEILLARQVQETIRAELRKHMESQSMAMRSQAATPAPPYDLRDSIKQLLLAGQINKAFHQALLANDLSLVEFTLRHTDSNQAFAPEGCRLEQKVLLSLIQQISADMTNHNELKQRYLNEALLAINMADPITREHAPKVLSELYRNCQQFIKNSPKNSQFSNVRLLMKAIITYRDQLK